A DNA window from Streptomyces bacillaris contains the following coding sequences:
- a CDS encoding protein phosphatase 2C domain-containing protein, whose translation MRLELVTVPGDPERPNEDWVSAALPASGQGGVAVVLDGVTPPRGDDGCAHSVPWFTARLGGALVELSGSRRDMDLAEILSSSIRRTADAHRATCDLSHARTPQATVALARWSEHAIEYLVLSDAVLLLEAPDGTVRAVVDDRLDRLPPGSLSSVADVDARLRNKEGGFFTAATDPAVSSRAVTGSVPAAGVRSLAALTDGAGRWTELFREGDWAAALELLRKEGPRGLIDRVRELEEADAAAGRVRLRRGKTHDDATAVFVEL comes from the coding sequence ATGCGTCTCGAACTCGTCACCGTCCCCGGCGACCCCGAACGCCCCAACGAGGACTGGGTATCCGCCGCCCTCCCCGCGTCCGGCCAGGGGGGAGTGGCGGTGGTGCTCGACGGGGTGACACCGCCGCGGGGGGACGACGGTTGTGCGCACTCCGTCCCCTGGTTCACCGCCCGGCTGGGCGGCGCGCTGGTGGAACTGTCGGGTTCACGGCGAGATATGGACCTGGCCGAGATTCTGTCGTCGTCCATCCGGCGCACCGCCGACGCCCACCGGGCGACCTGTGACCTTTCTCACGCGCGTACGCCTCAGGCGACCGTGGCCCTGGCGCGTTGGAGCGAACACGCGATCGAGTACCTGGTCCTCTCCGATGCAGTGCTTCTGCTGGAGGCCCCGGACGGCACGGTCCGGGCGGTGGTGGACGACCGTCTCGACCGCCTGCCGCCGGGCTCGCTCTCCTCAGTGGCGGACGTGGACGCGCGGCTGCGGAACAAGGAGGGCGGCTTCTTCACGGCCGCCACCGACCCCGCGGTCTCCTCACGCGCGGTGACCGGCAGCGTCCCGGCCGCCGGGGTCCGTTCGCTGGCCGCGCTGACGGACGGGGCGGGCCGGTGGACGGAGCTGTTCCGGGAGGGCGACTGGGCGGCCGCCCTGGAGCTGCTGCGCAAGGAGGGGCCCCGGGGGCTGATCGACCGGGTACGGGAACTGGAGGAGGCCGACGCGGCCGCCGGGCGCGTACGGCTGCGGCGGGGCAAGACGCACGACGACGCGACGGCGGTGTTCGTGGAGCTGTAG
- a CDS encoding MarR family winged helix-turn-helix transcriptional regulator, with product MHGSESAREPDATAGTGVDHEFLALERELAVFLRRARASSGEMAREVHPELEPAAYGLLVRLESAGRQRATELAAYFGVGKATMSRQLRALEDLGLVAREPDPADGRAWLVRLTDEGLARFRSVRDARRGRYVRKLADWDRAEVAELARLLHQLNSRAEE from the coding sequence GTGCACGGGAGCGAGAGCGCGCGGGAGCCGGACGCGACCGCCGGAACTGGTGTGGACCACGAGTTCCTGGCGCTGGAGCGCGAGTTGGCGGTCTTCCTGCGCCGGGCGCGGGCCAGTTCGGGGGAGATGGCCCGTGAGGTCCACCCCGAACTGGAGCCCGCCGCCTACGGGCTGCTCGTCCGCCTGGAGTCGGCGGGCCGGCAGCGGGCCACCGAGCTGGCGGCCTACTTCGGCGTCGGCAAGGCCACCATGAGCCGTCAGCTGCGGGCTCTGGAGGACCTCGGGCTGGTCGCCCGCGAACCCGATCCGGCGGACGGCCGCGCCTGGCTCGTCCGGCTGACCGACGAGGGCCTGGCCCGCTTCCGCAGCGTCCGCGACGCCCGGCGCGGGCGGTACGTCCGCAAGCTGGCCGACTGGGACCGGGCGGAGGTGGCCGAGCTGGCCCGGCTGCTGCACCAGCTGAACTCCCGCGCGGAGGAGTGA
- a CDS encoding lysozyme has protein sequence MPLNRHRSGTGRRSRLAVGGTLLAALALLLTLPGAATAADADGSAAPPARGTARMGQGVIEHDGQGGLPRDSRVVQTEGVDVSSHQGNVAWQSLWNSGVKWAYVKATEGTYYKNPYFAQQYNGSYAIGMIRGAYHFATPDTTSGAAQANYFVDNGGGWSRDGKTLPGVLDIEWNPYGAQCYGLSQAAMANWIRDFTTTYRARTGRDAVIYTATSWWKECTGNNAGFGATNPLWVARYNTTVGELPAGWPVHTMWQYTSTGPIVGDHNRFNGALDRVQALANG, from the coding sequence ATGCCCCTGAACCGCCACAGATCCGGCACCGGCCGCCGCTCGCGCCTCGCCGTCGGCGGCACCCTCCTCGCCGCCCTCGCCCTCCTCCTGACCCTGCCGGGCGCGGCCACCGCGGCCGACGCCGACGGCTCCGCCGCACCTCCCGCCCGGGGCACCGCCCGGATGGGCCAGGGCGTCATCGAGCACGACGGGCAGGGCGGGCTCCCGAGGGACTCCCGCGTCGTCCAGACCGAGGGGGTGGACGTCAGCAGCCACCAGGGCAACGTGGCCTGGCAGAGCCTGTGGAACAGCGGAGTGAAGTGGGCCTACGTGAAGGCCACCGAGGGGACGTACTACAAGAACCCGTACTTCGCGCAGCAGTACAACGGCTCGTACGCCATCGGCATGATCCGGGGCGCGTACCACTTCGCCACGCCCGACACGACGAGCGGCGCCGCGCAGGCGAACTACTTCGTGGACAACGGCGGCGGCTGGTCCCGGGACGGGAAGACCCTGCCGGGCGTGCTCGACATCGAGTGGAACCCGTACGGCGCCCAGTGCTACGGGCTCAGCCAGGCCGCGATGGCCAACTGGATCCGGGACTTCACCACCACCTACCGGGCGCGCACCGGCCGGGACGCGGTCATCTACACCGCGACGAGCTGGTGGAAGGAGTGCACGGGCAACAACGCGGGCTTCGGCGCGACCAACCCGCTCTGGGTGGCCCGCTACAACACGACGGTCGGTGAGTTGCCGGCCGGCTGGCCCGTCCACACGATGTGGCAGTACACCTCGACCGGCCCGATCGTCGGTGACCACAACCGCTTCAACGGCGCGCTGGACCGCGTCCAGGCGCTGGCCAACGGCTGA